The sequence below is a genomic window from Terriglobales bacterium.
CCGGCGGGCTTGCCGAAGTCCTCGGCAACATTCTTCTCGGGGACGCCGGCCAGTTTGTCTGCCCAGGTGCGCTTGCGGATGGGTTCGACCTGCAGGTTGTTGTCCCACTCTTCGATGAAACGGACGCGCGGCTTGTCGGGCGGCATGGGCCATACCAGGGTGGCGGGATCGATCTTGGGCGCCGGGTCCGGCTTCTTGCCGGCGAAGGCGGGTTGCGAAACAGAGCCCAGCCCCAGACAGAGGAGGAGCGCTAGAGCAGCGATGAAGATCGCGAAATTGCCTCGTTGGCTGGGCATCTTACTGTCCATCTCCCCGGCTTTTTGGCGTTGGTTTGCCGGCATCGGGATTCTTCTTCTTCAGTTCTTCCATGCGCTTGGCATCGATAACTTTTCCCTCGGCCAGCGCCTGCTCTTCTTTGGCCGTGTCCACGACCAGGTGACACTGGGTGCAGATGTCGCGTCCTTCCTTGTCCAGTTCGGGGAGCAGCTTGGCTTGGGTCGAGGTGTGAGTGGCGTGGCAGCTGGTGCAGGTCAACTTCTCCGTCGGCTTCATCGGGTTGGGCACGCCCAGCGTGGGGTGCTTATCGATGGGGTGGCCGGACCTGAGATCGAAACTCAGGTAAAGCTTGGGAATCTGCTGGAAGTCGTCGCGGCTCATCTCCTGCGACTTGAAGATGGCAACCTTCTCCGGGACGTCTTTGCGCGAACTGTGGCACTCCAGGCAGAAGCTGGCGTTCAGATCGGCGCGCAACTGCTTGGCATAATCGCTGACGTGCGGATCATGACAGGTGAGGCATTGCCCCTTGTCGTAGGGACCATGCTGCGTGTCGCTCTCCTTGGCGGTCTTGGCGTGGCAGGTGAAGCAGAGCTGATCCTTGGGCTGGTTGAGGTTGACGGTGGTGACGTCTTTCTCCGTCTTGACCTCGTGACAGGCGGTGCAGCCCATGGAGATGGCGGTGTGAACATTCTTGCCCTTGCTTTTGTCCTCGTGGCACTCCAGGCACTTGGCGGCGTCCACGTTGGCTTCGAGAGGCACAGGATGCTCGCCCGGCCAGGCGCGGATGGAGAAGGCGAGCAGCAGGAGAACCGGGATGAATTTCGGCCGCTTCATTATGAATGAGTCCAGCAGGGTGTAGTGCACGCGCCATGCCGATGAGCTGTGATCTGTCGATAAGCATGGAAATGGCTGAGCCGGAGCGAGTTGAGTGCGAGAGGATGGGTTGGAAAGGGGCGCGGCTGAAGCCGCAGATTGGGCCTTCTGCCGCAGAAAGAAAGGTGAAATCGCGCAGCCAGTAAGGGCTTTCAAAGACTGCGATATCCGCCGGGTTTTGCTTACGCGTGGCACGTTGCTTGTCGCTGGAAGAAGGCACCGCGGGCCCGCCTTCCCGCGTGGGAATCTCTAATGACACTCAATGTCCGATAACTGCGGGCCGAGGGGTTATGACCTGGCGCACGCACCCAGGTGATCCTCCTCACAATTGTTGAATCTTTCAGCCGGACTTCACGACTGCGTGGTAACCATCAGAGTAATGCGTGATATGGCCCAAGTGAGGCGCGTGCAGGCTGAGTGCGTATCGCGTAAGGCTTTGATCTGGCAGGATCAATTGCCAGGAACTCTCTGGTACGGCGCTTGCACTAAGTGCCGGAGGGGGAAGCGCATGGCCTTCTCAACCTATGTGCAGCGGGTGTATCGGATCTTCGCTTCAGTCAAAACTGGAATCATTCTGCTGATCGTGCTCGGGATCGTGGCGGCCACCGGCACCTTCATTCTGCAGAGGCCGATCACCGACCCGCAGCAGATCGAACGCACTTACTCCCCGCAAACGCTTTATTGGCTGGACAAGCTCGGGCTGACGGATGTTTTTCATGCCTGGTGGTTCCTGGCGCTGATGACGCTTCTGGCCATCACGATCGTCTGCGCTTCGATCGACCGCTGGCCGCAGGCATGGAAGCGATTCGCGCACTGCTATCGCTATCCCGAGCCGCATTTTCGCGCGGTGTTGCCGCTGCAGCAGAAGATTCCCATTCACAATGCCGATTTTGCCCTCGATGTGGCGGCCCGCGCCTTTCGTCAAGCGGGACTGAAGCCGCAACAGGTAGTCACCGAGAAGCAGCGGTCCCTGTACGCGGAGAAGAACCGTTTGTCAGTTTTCGGGGTGTATATCGTGCATGCCAGCCTGCTGCTGATCCTGGCGGGCGGAATCGTGGATGGACTGGTGGGATACAAGAGTTTTGTCGCGCTGGAAAAAGGACAGAGCACAAATGTGCTGCAGTTGCGCGACGGCAGCAGGAAGGCGATTCCCTTCAGCTTGCGCTGTGACGGCGCCGGGCAAGAAAACTATCCCGACGGCTCGCCTCGCAAATGGTGGTCGAAGCTGGTGGTGCTGGAGGACGGCAAGGAAATCGAGCGCAAAGAAATCGTAGTGAATGATCCGCTGGTTTATCGCGGCATCCGCTTCTATCAGGCCAGCTATGGCAGCACTGGGCAATTGGAACGGCTGGTGCTGAAGGCGTGGCCTAAGTCCGCTGTCAGCGAGAAACAGCAAATTACATTGGCCAAAAATGAAAGCGTGGCTCTGGATGCGAAGACCTCGGTACGGATGCTGAACTTCGTGCCTGATTTCGTGATCCGCGAAGGCGAGATCTACACGCGCTCGGAGCAGCCACGAAATCCCGCCATTGAGTTGGAAGTAACTTCGAAGAATTTGCCTCAGCCTGCGAAGGTGTGGCTTTTCCCTGAAGTGGCGAATGCTCCCCACTCGGAAGAATCGCCGTACGAGTTCAGCGTGGTTGATTTCGAGATGGGAGTCTTCACCGGGCTCCAGGTTTCCTACGAGCCCGGGCAATGGATGGTCTGGGCGGGTTGCCTGCTGATGGCGCTTGGGCTGGGCTCGGCGTTCTACGCTGTCCATCGCCGCTTCTGGGCGGTGGCAGTGAGAGCGAATGATGCCGCCGCCGGCAACGGACTCGTGCTCTGGCTGGGCACGCAGGCCGATAAGAATCGCGAGCATTACGCGGAAGAACTCGAGCGGATTGCGAACGCCATTCGCCACGATCTTGCAGCTAGGGAGAAGGACTCGAAAGTTCCGGAGAACAAAAAGGAGCACTCGCTGGCCGCAGTCTAGGCCGGAGGGGAGGAACTATGGCGCGCGCAAGGGTGGAACAGCATCCGGGAACCACCGGCAACACGCTGCTGGTGGCGGTGGGACTGGGCATCCTGTTTCTGCTGTTCATGGCGTTTCTGAACGTGGTGAAGAGCGGGACGCTGTTTAACGAGAGCAACCTGCTCTACGTAGCGCTGATCCTATATGCGGGCGCTGCCGCGCTGTATATCGGGTTTGGCGTAACCGGAGTCCTTAAGTACGTAAAGTATGCCTCCCGCGTCACTATCGCCGGATTTGTGGCTAATACCCTGGCTGTGGGTCATCGCTGGTACGTTGCCGGTCACCCGCCGTTTGCCAACATATACGAAATGCTGCTCAGCTTTACCTGGACCATCGTTGCGCTCACGCTGATTGCCGAACGCAAGTATGGAGTCAAGGTGATCGGCACAGTGACCATGCCACTGGCTGTAACTGCCGTTGCCCTGATGCAACTGTTGCCGTCAGACGTGCGGCCACTGGTACCGGCATTGCAGTCCACCTGGTTGCACGTGCATGTCACGCTGGCCATGTTGGCCTACGCTGCATGCGCCCTGAGTTTTGCCCTGTCGATGATGTTTCTGATCCAGGACAAGATGAAGACCGAGACCTT
It includes:
- a CDS encoding cytochrome c3 family protein translates to MKRPKFIPVLLLLAFSIRAWPGEHPVPLEANVDAAKCLECHEDKSKGKNVHTAISMGCTACHEVKTEKDVTTVNLNQPKDQLCFTCHAKTAKESDTQHGPYDKGQCLTCHDPHVSDYAKQLRADLNASFCLECHSSRKDVPEKVAIFKSQEMSRDDFQQIPKLYLSFDLRSGHPIDKHPTLGVPNPMKPTEKLTCTSCHATHTSTQAKLLPELDKEGRDICTQCHLVVDTAKEEQALAEGKVIDAKRMEELKKKNPDAGKPTPKSRGDGQ
- a CDS encoding cytochrome c biogenesis protein ResB, which gives rise to MAFSTYVQRVYRIFASVKTGIILLIVLGIVAATGTFILQRPITDPQQIERTYSPQTLYWLDKLGLTDVFHAWWFLALMTLLAITIVCASIDRWPQAWKRFAHCYRYPEPHFRAVLPLQQKIPIHNADFALDVAARAFRQAGLKPQQVVTEKQRSLYAEKNRLSVFGVYIVHASLLLILAGGIVDGLVGYKSFVALEKGQSTNVLQLRDGSRKAIPFSLRCDGAGQENYPDGSPRKWWSKLVVLEDGKEIERKEIVVNDPLVYRGIRFYQASYGSTGQLERLVLKAWPKSAVSEKQQITLAKNESVALDAKTSVRMLNFVPDFVIREGEIYTRSEQPRNPAIELEVTSKNLPQPAKVWLFPEVANAPHSEESPYEFSVVDFEMGVFTGLQVSYEPGQWMVWAGCLLMALGLGSAFYAVHRRFWAVAVRANDAAAGNGLVLWLGTQADKNREHYAEELERIANAIRHDLAAREKDSKVPENKKEHSLAAV